Proteins from a single region of Oreochromis niloticus isolate F11D_XX linkage group LG7, O_niloticus_UMD_NMBU, whole genome shotgun sequence:
- the si:dkey-12e7.1 gene encoding uncharacterized protein si:dkey-12e7.1: MTTNIISSPFIMSPRKRTLVPVSSRRKAADDYFPFNLLPVECQLHVLSFLNEVDKCSCALVCASWSCLVRSWKLWRVADYSRRVGFHLGQEGLLVSNREFERWKSWVQHYTYHLISRRASLLTLRASFDLGDRCNKWGELLSHLLDNVHCRDLSHLDLNWTFTLLEPLDLRVHSSPSSHQDNVTKMDKVTRFQELLSKLTQNCPRISKMRLHFDWSDLSVSLLTQFQQLRVLELKYFWVFKCVTPSTLQMLIKSLPNLKSLTLNILVPLRNLGISYTLESQSLEFLDVSPSRGLVFSCLKLPALRELRAKKIVLRVTLDRRTRTRIQSRWPCLYHVLREGTPKLQALNNERLLPTWREKSYGELTAILEQSCYCVQHLDSWLW, encoded by the exons ATGACCACGAATATTATTTCTTCACCGTTCATCATGTCACCACGAAAAAGAACCCTCGTCCCGGTAAGCAGCCGGCGGAAAGCAGCGGACGACTACTTCCCCTTCAACTTGCTGCCGGTGGAGTGCCAGCTGCACGTCCTGTCCTTTCTGAACGAGGTGGATAAGTGTAGCTGCGCCCTGGTTTGCGCGAGCTGGAGCTGCCTCGTCCGCTCGTGGAAGCTGTGGCGGGTGGCCGACTACTCCCGTCGGGTCGGCTTCCACCTCGGTCAGGAGGGGCTGCTCGTTTCCAACCGGGAGTTCGAGAGGTGGAAATCCTGGGTCCAGCACTACACCTACCACCTCATCTCCCGCCGGGCCAGCCTGCTCACGCTGAGGGCCAGCTTCGACCTGGGGGATCGCTGCAACAAGTGGGGCGAGCTGCTGAGCCACCTACTGGACAATGTCCACTGCAGAGACCTCAGCCACCTCGACCTTAACTGGACTTTTACTCTTCTAGAGCCGCTTGACCTCAGGGTCCACTCCAGCCCCAGTTCACACCAGGATAACGTTACCAAAATGGACAAG GTGACCCGCTTTCAGGAGCTGCTGAGCAAGCTGACCCAGAACTGCCCACGCATCTCCAAGATGCGCCTACATTTTGACTGGTCCGATTTGTCCGTGTCGCTGCTCACGCAGTTCCAGCAGCTCCGAGTCCTCGAGCTCAAATATTTCTGGGTCTTTAAATGCGTGACTCCGTCAACGCTGCAGATGCTCATCAAATCCCTGCCTAACCTCAAGTCTCTGACGTTAAATATCTTGGTGCCACTGAGGAACCTCGGCATCTCCTACACCCTGGAGTCTCAGTCTCTGGAGTTTTTGGACGTGTCTCCGAGCCGAGGCTTGGTCTTCTCCTGCCTTAAGCTGCCAGCCCTGCGTGAACTCCGAGCCAAGAAGATTGTCCTGCGTGTCACGCTGGACCGCAGGACCAGGACCCGCATCCAGAGCCGCTGGCCCTGCCTCTACCACGTCCTCCGGGAGGGGACGCCGAAGCTTCAGGCTCTAAACAACGAGAGGCTCCTCCCTACATGGAGAGAGAAAAGTTACGGAGAGCTGACTGCTATCCTGGAACAGTCCTGCTACTGTGTTCAGCATCTAGACAGCTGGCTGTGGTAG